A portion of the Segatella copri DSM 18205 genome contains these proteins:
- a CDS encoding DUF4248 domain-containing protein, with protein sequence MNYPQRMYSKTELGLLYFPDTTDGATARRHIMDWIKRCEPLWNELQRLGYQNRSQYFPPRQVSTIFEYLGEPGA encoded by the coding sequence ATGAATTATCCCCAACGTATGTACAGCAAGACCGAACTCGGTCTGCTCTACTTTCCCGACACAACCGACGGGGCGACAGCGCGCCGTCATATCATGGACTGGATCAAGCGTTGTGAGCCTCTCTGGAACGAGCTCCAGCGCCTAGGCTACCAGAATCGTAGCCAGTATTTCCCTCCCCGCCAGGTATCCACCATCTTCGAATATCTGGGCGAGCCGGGGGCGTAA
- a CDS encoding tetratricopeptide repeat protein: MANNNVQAQETESLNIREAFFLKYKKAIIIAVVAIIVIIAGVFGYVSQISGPREDKASTMLAKGQTYFANQMYEQALKGDGAGYVGFTKIADEYSSTDAGNLANLYAGLCYANLGKWAEAQKSLESFSSEDDQMISPAAEAALGDAYAHLNQLDKAVDAFKKAASMADSKADDGTNNSLSPVFIIKAGEILESQGKKDEALKLYQDAKKKYVNAMLVQSGEIDKYIERASN; the protein is encoded by the coding sequence ATGGCAAACAACAACGTACAGGCTCAGGAAACAGAGAGCCTAAACATTCGTGAGGCCTTCTTCTTGAAGTACAAGAAGGCAATTATCATTGCAGTAGTAGCTATCATTGTTATCATTGCAGGTGTATTCGGTTATGTATCTCAGATCTCAGGTCCTCGTGAGGACAAGGCTAGCACTATGCTTGCTAAGGGTCAGACCTACTTTGCTAACCAGATGTATGAGCAGGCATTGAAGGGTGATGGCGCAGGCTATGTAGGTTTTACTAAGATTGCTGACGAATACAGCAGCACAGATGCAGGTAACCTGGCAAACCTCTATGCTGGTCTTTGCTATGCAAACCTCGGCAAATGGGCAGAAGCTCAGAAAAGTCTGGAATCTTTCTCTTCAGAAGACGACCAGATGATCAGTCCTGCTGCTGAAGCTGCCTTAGGTGATGCTTATGCGCATCTCAACCAGCTCGACAAGGCTGTAGATGCTTTCAAGAAGGCTGCTTCTATGGCTGACAGCAAGGCCGACGATGGTACAAACAACAGTCTTTCTCCTGTATTCATTATCAAGGCTGGCGAGATTCTCGAAAGCCAGGGTAAGAAAGACGAGGCTTTGAAGCTTTATCAGGATGCTAAGAAGAAGTATGTTAACGCTATGCTCGTACAGAGTGGCGAAATCGACAAGTACATCGAGCGCGCTTCTAACTAA
- the ribH gene encoding 6,7-dimethyl-8-ribityllumazine synthase has translation MATALHNLSEYDFTKIPDASNMCFGIVVAEWNPEITGALLDGAVKTLEKHGALTENIHVKTVPGSFELIYGAHQMVLNGGYDAVIILGSVIRGETPHFDYICEGVTYGIARLNATQEIPVIYGLLTTNDLQQAKDRSGGKLGNKGDECAIDAIKMAKF, from the coding sequence ATGGCAACAGCACTTCATAATTTATCTGAATACGACTTTACTAAAATACCAGACGCCAGTAACATGTGCTTCGGTATCGTTGTAGCAGAATGGAATCCTGAGATAACGGGCGCTTTGCTCGATGGAGCAGTAAAAACACTCGAAAAACATGGAGCTCTCACTGAGAATATCCATGTGAAAACTGTTCCAGGCAGCTTTGAACTTATCTACGGAGCCCATCAAATGGTTTTGAATGGCGGCTATGATGCAGTCATCATTTTAGGTAGTGTGATACGTGGTGAAACTCCTCACTTCGATTACATCTGCGAGGGTGTTACCTATGGTATTGCACGTCTGAATGCTACTCAGGAAATTCCTGTTATCTATGGTCTCTTGACTACCAACGATCTGCAGCAAGCTAAGGATCGTAGTGGCGGCAAGTTGGGTAACAAGGGTGATGAGTGTGCTATAGATGCTATCAAGATGGCTAAGTTCTAG
- a CDS encoding replication initiation protein has translation MEQFNQQPPGGQQSFPQTNQQEKQLIAILGVQGLSYQNYSVAELKIVLQIIRHAQKVILDYVVPYHTTSQTFNGFTSEQRAAGHTDVVMKLSEFKFGAGHYPQLRDAIQRIESKPILLPFKQGDQTYYRKFSCLFKSEIYQNRHKNWMVKFRFDNNVIRFFYNCDKGVSRIDLNAINQCRGASSIKLYIIMNCWAAKGFTISKTAHIQQLMHGREDYYKTWSALDNKCLTFACKDLKRLYRNRIIDQYLTYKPFFLEEGEKVKHHLPEHITFTLHDRRTSGETAEGGEVSSELRGQRSKLKLRLQCNYDVSEKKAEQLSGYLRLDMIGDLEDFFQRKDYYIANCRRSNKKMNTGGYMTTAMVGFFKDHGVEGL, from the coding sequence ATGGAACAATTTAATCAACAGCCTCCGGGCGGGCAGCAGTCCTTCCCTCAGACAAATCAACAAGAGAAACAACTGATAGCCATCCTTGGCGTACAGGGATTGTCTTACCAGAACTATTCGGTGGCAGAACTCAAAATCGTTCTACAGATTATCAGGCATGCCCAGAAAGTTATTCTGGACTATGTAGTCCCTTACCACACAACTTCACAGACTTTTAATGGCTTCACCTCAGAGCAGAGAGCAGCAGGCCACACGGATGTCGTCATGAAACTGTCTGAGTTTAAATTTGGAGCTGGACATTATCCGCAATTGCGCGATGCCATCCAGCGTATAGAATCCAAACCCATCCTGCTGCCGTTCAAGCAGGGCGACCAGACATACTACAGGAAGTTTTCATGCCTGTTTAAGAGTGAGATATACCAGAACCGGCACAAGAACTGGATGGTAAAATTCCGCTTCGACAACAACGTAATACGGTTTTTCTACAATTGCGACAAGGGAGTCAGCCGTATCGACCTCAATGCCATCAACCAATGCCGTGGCGCATCGAGCATCAAGTTATATATCATCATGAACTGCTGGGCGGCAAAGGGATTCACCATCAGCAAAACGGCGCATATCCAGCAACTGATGCATGGCAGGGAAGATTACTACAAGACCTGGTCGGCACTAGACAACAAATGTCTGACTTTCGCCTGCAAAGACCTCAAGCGCCTTTACCGTAACCGCATCATCGACCAGTATCTTACCTATAAGCCTTTCTTTCTGGAAGAGGGTGAAAAAGTGAAGCATCACCTGCCCGAGCACATCACCTTTACTCTGCACGACCGTCGCACTTCAGGCGAAACTGCAGAGGGTGGAGAAGTGAGCAGCGAACTGAGAGGGCAGCGGAGCAAACTGAAACTCCGGCTGCAATGCAATTATGATGTGAGCGAGAAGAAGGCTGAGCAGTTGAGCGGCTATCTCAGGTTAGATATGATTGGCGACCTGGAAGACTTCTTCCAGCGAAAGGATTATTACATAGCCAACTGCAGGCGTTCGAACAAGAAGATGAACACGGGTGGCTATATGACCACAGCCATGGTAGGTTTCTTTAAGGATCATGGTGTAGAAGGATTGTAA